A stretch of Eubalaena glacialis isolate mEubGla1 chromosome 10, mEubGla1.1.hap2.+ XY, whole genome shotgun sequence DNA encodes these proteins:
- the TESMIN gene encoding tesmin, protein MEEAPLLGGMSSPEDEMVTDLFSAESQFVPENLPLKTPVALKHEADEFHVFNDAYLGSADPREPLLPAFNAPLGGDCRSQVKVELLVDEHGDEEALGEYASLPELSPLEDAVLPAAAWQPQAYNLHFLSSLLTPHTSPAVGPPGAWAREAAAHPGVPGIPVEIKEAGGTITSNNLEEATFQNPLAQESCCKFPTSQEAEDASGCSHKKDSNPMVICQLKGGTQMLCIDNCGTRELKALHLVPQYQDQNNYLQSDVPKPMTTLVGRFLPVPANLNLITQQLDNGALPSVISGSAFPLGSTLPGPPKITLAG, encoded by the exons ATGGAAGAGGCCCCTCTGCTGGGCGGCATGTCCAGCCCCGAAGACGAGATGGTGACGGACCTCTTCAGCGCCGAGAGTCAGTTTGTTCCCGAAAACCTTCCCCTGAAAACCCCGGTGGCGCTGAAGCACGAGGCAGACGAGTTCCACGTCTTCAACGACGCGTACCTGGGCTCCGCGGACCCCAGAGAGCCCCTGCTGCCCGCCTTCAACGCCCCGCTCGGCGGGGACTGCAGGAGCCAAGTCAAAGTGGAGCTGCTGGTGGATGAGCACGGAGATGAGGAAGCGCTCGGGGAGTACGCGAGTCTCCCCGAGCTCAGTCCCCTGGAAGACGCCGTTCTTCCCGCCGCCGCCTGGCAGCCGCAGGCCTACAACCTCCACTTCCTGTCCTCCCTGCTGACCCCGCACACGAGCCCTGCCGTCGGGCCCCCGGGCGCCTGGGCCCGGGAAGCAGCCGCCCACCCCGGCGTCCCCGGGATTCCA GTTGAAATCAAGGAAGCAGGTGGTACTATCACAAGTAACAATCTGGAGGAAGCAACTTTTCAGAACCCTCTGGCCCAGGAGTCCTGTTGCAAGTTCCCAACATCACAAGAAGCAGAGGATGCCTCTGGCTGCTCTCATAAGAAAGACTCTAACCCAATG gtgATATGTCAGTTGAAAGGGGGTACACAAATGCTGTGTATAGACAATTGTGGCACAAGAGAACTAAAAGCACTTCATTTGGTTCCTCAGTATCAAGACCAAAATAATTATCTACAGTCAG ATGTCCCTAAACCCATGACTACTTTAGTAGGAAGATTTTTGCCAGTACCAGCAAATTTAAATCTCATTACACAACAA CTTGATAATGGAGCCTTACCATCCGTAATCAGCGGGTCTGCTTTCCCTTTGGGATCAACTCTTCCAGGACCACCAAAAATAACTTTGGCTGGGTAA